One Streptomyces drozdowiczii DNA segment encodes these proteins:
- a CDS encoding YggT family protein, whose translation MGVAQSVVYIALMCFLIVLIFRLVMDYVFQFARSWQPGKPMVVVLETTYTVTDPPLKLLRRFIPPLRLGGVALDLSFFVLMIIVSILISIVVRL comes from the coding sequence ATGGGCGTCGCACAAAGTGTTGTCTACATCGCGTTGATGTGTTTCCTCATCGTGCTGATCTTCCGGCTCGTCATGGACTACGTCTTCCAGTTCGCACGTTCATGGCAGCCGGGCAAGCCGATGGTGGTCGTCCTGGAGACGACCTACACGGTCACCGATCCACCGCTCAAGCTCCTGCGGCGGTTCATCCCGCCGCTGCGTCTCGGGGGCGTGGCACTCGACCTGTCCTTCTTCGTTCTGATGATCATCGTTTCCATCCTGATCAGCATCGTGGTCAGGCTGTGA
- a CDS encoding TraR/DksA family transcriptional regulator: MVEKKAPGKETSAKKAAARKTASKKTVSKKTTPKKTGATAASATTGAAEAADQTGAHTVVAKKSAAGTRTAGEDAAPVPPARVATAPGDLAVRPGEDPWTPEEVTAARDGLTGEATRLRNELEASGLALAGLMRDSGDGAGDDEADTGTKNITREHEMQLAANAQEMLDQTERALARLEAGTYGLCEVCGKPIGKARMQAFPRATLCVEDKQKQERRG; this comes from the coding sequence ATGGTGGAGAAGAAGGCGCCCGGCAAGGAGACCTCCGCCAAGAAGGCGGCGGCCAGGAAGACCGCGTCGAAGAAGACCGTGTCGAAGAAGACCACGCCGAAGAAGACCGGGGCCACCGCGGCCTCGGCGACCACGGGGGCGGCCGAGGCCGCCGATCAGACGGGAGCCCACACGGTGGTAGCCAAGAAGAGCGCGGCCGGTACCCGGACCGCGGGCGAGGACGCGGCACCCGTGCCGCCCGCCCGGGTCGCCACGGCGCCGGGAGACCTGGCCGTACGGCCGGGCGAGGACCCCTGGACGCCGGAGGAGGTCACCGCCGCACGGGACGGGCTGACCGGCGAGGCCACCCGCCTCCGCAACGAGCTGGAGGCGTCCGGTCTCGCGCTGGCCGGTCTGATGCGCGACTCCGGCGACGGGGCGGGCGACGACGAGGCCGACACCGGCACCAAGAACATCACCCGCGAGCACGAGATGCAGCTCGCCGCCAACGCCCAGGAGATGCTGGACCAGACCGAGCGCGCCCTGGCCCGTCTGGAGGCGGGCACGTACGGGCTGTGCGAGGTCTGCGGCAAGCCGATCGGCAAGGCGCGGATGCAGGCGTTCCCCCGGGCCACGCTGTGTGTCGAGGACAAACAGAAGCAGGAGCGACGCGGCTGA
- the ileS gene encoding isoleucine--tRNA ligase: MTSPQYRQVPAQVDLPALEHAVLDFWRENKVFDKSLDQSEGRPEWVFYEGPPTANGMPGAHHIEARVFKDVFPRFRTMQGYHVARKAGWDCHGLPVELAVEKELGFNGKKDIEAYGIAEFNARCRESVTRHTDAFAELTTRMGYWVDLDDAYRTMDPEYVESVWWSLKEIFNKGLLVQDHRVAPWCPRCGTGLSDHELAQGYETVVDPSVFVRFPLTSGPLAGEAALLVWTTTPWTLVSNTAVAAHPEVTYVVATNGEEKLVVAQPLVEKALGEGWELTGQSFTGREMERWTYERPFALLDFPAEAHYVVNAEYVTTEDGTGLVHQSPAFGADDLLVCKAYGLPVVNPVRPDGTFEEDLPLVGGVFFKKADEALTEDLKDRGLLFRHVPYEHSYPHCWRCHTALLYYAQPSWYIRTTAVKERLLQENEKTNWFPDSVKHGRFGDWLTNNVDWALSRNRYWGTPLPIWRCEEGHLTCVGSRAELGELSGTDLSGLDPHRPFIDDVVFACTHEGCGLEARRVPEVIDAWYDSGSMPFAQWGYPYKNKEIFESRYPAQFISEAIDQTRGWFYTLMAVGTLVFDKSSYENVVCLGHILAEDGRKMSKHLGNILQPIPLMDQHGADAVRWFMAAGGSPWAARRVGHGTIQEVVRKTLLTYWNTVAFQALYARTSSWAPSAADPAPADRTVLDRWLLGELNTLVDQVTQALEGYDTQRAGKLLSAFVDDLSNWYVRRSRRRFWQGDKAALRTLHEVVETVTRLMAPLTPFITERVWQDLVAPVTPDAPESVHLSSWPKADPAAIDPALSAQMALVRRLVELGRATRAESGVKTRQPLSRALVAASGFEALSAELRAQITEELNVSSLASLSEVGGSLVDTTAKANFRALGKRFGKGVQAVAKAVANADAAALSLALREGTASVEVDGETVTLSPDEVIITETPREGWSVASDSGATVALDLEITPELRRAGLARDAIRLIQEARKNSGLDVADRIAVRWTATSAATTEALTEHATLIADEVLAVDYAESEPDTTYGPPFEDEGLSLTFHLRKA, from the coding sequence ATGACATCGCCGCAGTACCGCCAGGTGCCCGCCCAGGTCGACCTGCCCGCCCTTGAGCACGCCGTGCTCGACTTCTGGCGCGAGAACAAGGTCTTCGACAAGAGCCTCGACCAGTCCGAGGGCCGCCCCGAGTGGGTGTTCTACGAGGGCCCGCCGACCGCCAACGGCATGCCCGGCGCCCACCACATCGAGGCCCGCGTCTTCAAGGACGTCTTCCCCCGCTTCCGGACCATGCAGGGCTACCACGTCGCCCGCAAGGCCGGCTGGGACTGCCACGGCCTGCCGGTCGAGCTGGCGGTCGAGAAGGAGCTGGGCTTCAACGGCAAGAAGGACATCGAGGCGTACGGCATCGCCGAGTTCAACGCCAGGTGCCGCGAGTCCGTGACCCGGCACACCGACGCCTTCGCCGAACTCACGACCCGCATGGGGTACTGGGTCGACCTGGACGACGCGTACCGCACGATGGACCCCGAGTACGTCGAGTCCGTGTGGTGGTCGCTGAAGGAGATCTTCAACAAGGGCCTGCTGGTCCAGGACCACCGCGTCGCCCCCTGGTGCCCGCGCTGCGGCACCGGCCTCTCCGACCACGAGCTGGCGCAGGGCTACGAGACGGTCGTCGACCCCTCGGTCTTCGTGCGCTTCCCGCTCACCTCCGGCCCGCTGGCCGGCGAGGCGGCGCTCCTGGTCTGGACGACGACCCCGTGGACCCTGGTCTCCAACACCGCCGTCGCCGCGCACCCCGAGGTCACCTACGTCGTCGCGACGAACGGCGAGGAGAAGCTCGTCGTCGCGCAGCCGCTGGTCGAGAAGGCGCTCGGCGAGGGCTGGGAGCTCACCGGCCAGTCGTTCACCGGCCGCGAGATGGAGCGCTGGACGTACGAGCGCCCGTTCGCGCTGCTCGACTTCCCGGCCGAGGCGCACTACGTCGTCAACGCCGAGTACGTGACGACCGAGGACGGTACGGGTCTGGTCCACCAGTCCCCCGCCTTCGGCGCCGACGACCTCCTGGTCTGCAAGGCGTACGGCCTGCCGGTGGTCAACCCGGTCCGCCCCGACGGCACCTTCGAGGAGGACCTGCCGCTGGTCGGCGGGGTCTTCTTCAAGAAGGCCGACGAGGCGCTGACCGAGGACCTGAAGGACCGCGGCCTGCTCTTCCGCCACGTCCCGTACGAGCACAGCTACCCGCACTGCTGGCGCTGCCACACCGCGCTGCTGTACTACGCGCAGCCGTCCTGGTACATCCGCACCACGGCGGTCAAGGAGCGGCTGCTCCAGGAGAACGAGAAGACCAACTGGTTCCCGGACTCCGTCAAGCACGGCCGCTTCGGCGACTGGCTGACCAACAACGTCGACTGGGCGCTGTCCCGCAACCGCTACTGGGGCACCCCGCTGCCCATCTGGCGCTGCGAGGAGGGCCACCTCACCTGCGTCGGCTCGCGCGCCGAGCTGGGCGAGCTGTCCGGCACGGACCTCTCCGGCCTGGACCCGCACCGCCCGTTCATCGACGACGTCGTCTTCGCCTGTACGCACGAGGGCTGCGGCCTGGAGGCGCGCCGCGTCCCCGAGGTCATCGACGCCTGGTACGACTCGGGCTCGATGCCGTTCGCACAGTGGGGCTACCCGTACAAGAACAAGGAGATCTTCGAGAGCCGCTACCCGGCGCAGTTCATCTCGGAGGCCATCGACCAGACCCGCGGCTGGTTCTACACGCTGATGGCCGTCGGCACGCTGGTCTTCGACAAGTCGTCGTACGAGAACGTCGTCTGCCTGGGCCACATCCTCGCCGAGGACGGCCGGAAGATGTCCAAGCACCTGGGCAACATCCTCCAGCCGATCCCGCTCATGGACCAGCACGGCGCGGACGCGGTGCGCTGGTTCATGGCGGCGGGCGGCTCCCCCTGGGCGGCCCGGCGCGTGGGCCACGGCACGATCCAGGAGGTCGTCCGCAAGACGCTCCTCACGTACTGGAACACGGTGGCCTTCCAGGCCCTGTACGCCCGTACGTCGAGCTGGGCGCCCTCGGCCGCGGACCCGGCGCCCGCCGACCGCACGGTCCTGGACCGCTGGCTGCTCGGCGAGCTGAACACGCTGGTCGACCAGGTCACGCAGGCGCTGGAGGGCTACGACACCCAGCGCGCCGGCAAGCTGCTCTCCGCGTTCGTGGACGACCTGTCCAACTGGTACGTGCGCCGCTCCCGGCGCCGCTTCTGGCAGGGCGACAAGGCGGCGCTGCGCACGCTGCACGAGGTGGTGGAGACCGTCACGCGGCTGATGGCCCCGCTGACCCCGTTCATCACCGAGCGGGTCTGGCAGGACCTGGTCGCGCCGGTCACCCCGGACGCGCCGGAGTCGGTCCACCTGTCGTCCTGGCCGAAGGCGGACCCGGCGGCGATCGACCCCGCGCTCTCGGCGCAGATGGCGCTGGTACGGCGCCTGGTCGAGCTGGGCCGGGCCACGCGTGCGGAGTCGGGCGTCAAGACCCGCCAGCCGCTGTCCCGGGCGCTGGTCGCGGCCTCGGGCTTCGAGGCCCTGTCCGCGGAGCTGCGCGCCCAGATCACGGAGGAGCTGAACGTCTCCTCGCTCGCCTCCCTGTCCGAGGTGGGCGGCTCGCTGGTCGACACCACGGCCAAGGCGAACTTCCGGGCGCTCGGCAAGCGCTTCGGCAAGGGCGTCCAGGCGGTGGCCAAGGCGGTCGCGAACGCGGACGCGGCGGCCCTGTCGCTGGCCCTGCGCGAGGGCACGGCGTCGGTGGAGGTGGACGGCGAGACGGTCACCCTCTCCCCCGACGAGGTCATCATCACGGAGACCCCGCGCGAGGGCTGGTCCGTCGCCTCGGACTCGGGCGCGACGGTCGCCCTTGACCTGGAGATCACCCCGGAGCTGCGGCGCGCGGGCCTGGCCCGTGACGCGATCCGCCTGATCCAGGAGGCCCGCAAGAACAGCGGCCTGGACGTCGCGGACCGCATCGCCGTCCGCTGGACCGCCACGTCCGCCGCGACGACGGAGGCCCTCACCGAGCACGCGACGCTGATCGCGGACGAGGTGCTGGCCGTGGACTACGCGGAGTCCGAGCCGGACACCACGTACGGCCCCCCCTTCGAGGACGAGGGCCTGTCCCTGACGTTCCACCTCCGCAAGGCGTAG
- a CDS encoding cell division protein SepF: MAGAMRKMAVYLGLVEDDGYDGPGFDPDDEFEPEPEPERDRRRHQPAHQVERDRERDEPVRAVQPPAQREPVQIPAERERPARIAPVASITPERPNMEKNAPVIMPKVVSEREPYRITTLHPRTYNEARTIGEHFREGTPVIMNLTEMDDTDAKRLVDFAAGLVFGLHGSIERVTQKVFLLSPANVDVTAEDKARIAEGGFFNQS; this comes from the coding sequence ATGGCCGGCGCGATGCGCAAGATGGCGGTCTACCTCGGCCTCGTGGAGGACGATGGGTACGACGGCCCGGGGTTCGACCCCGACGACGAATTCGAACCCGAGCCGGAGCCCGAGCGCGACCGGCGCCGGCACCAGCCCGCGCATCAGGTGGAGCGGGACCGCGAGCGCGACGAACCGGTCCGCGCGGTCCAGCCGCCGGCGCAGCGGGAGCCGGTCCAGATCCCCGCGGAGCGTGAGCGACCCGCCCGGATCGCACCCGTGGCATCCATCACACCTGAACGTCCGAACATGGAGAAGAACGCACCGGTGATCATGCCCAAGGTCGTGTCCGAGCGCGAGCCCTACCGGATCACGACGCTGCACCCCAGGACGTACAACGAGGCCCGTACCATCGGGGAACACTTCCGTGAGGGCACTCCGGTGATCATGAATCTCACGGAGATGGACGATACGGACGCAAAGCGACTTGTCGACTTTGCCGCGGGACTCGTCTTCGGTCTCCATGGCAGCATTGAGCGAGTGACACAGAAGGTGTTCCTGTTGTCGCCTGCTAACGTCGATGTCACGGCGGAGGACAAGGCCCGCATCGCAGAGGGCGGATTCTTCAACCAGAGCTGA
- the lspA gene encoding signal peptidase II yields MAEAERIIGTPDITGAEGSGETGPDGSAASPDPVAPEAPDTGATAADAAVDRSSATRRRRVILLFCVAVVAYLLDLGSKMLVVAKLEHQEPVELIGDWLKLDALRNSGAAFGFGEAFTIIFTIIAATVIVVIARLARKLYSLPWAIALGLLLGGALGNLTDRIFRAPGVFEGAVVDFIAPAHFAVFNLADSAIVCGGILIVLLSFKGLDPDGTVHKD; encoded by the coding sequence TTGGCAGAGGCGGAGCGCATCATCGGTACGCCGGACATCACCGGGGCTGAGGGAAGCGGAGAGACCGGGCCGGACGGCTCGGCCGCTTCCCCGGACCCGGTCGCGCCGGAGGCCCCGGACACCGGGGCCACCGCGGCGGACGCGGCCGTCGACCGCTCGTCGGCCACCCGCAGGCGCCGGGTCATCCTGCTGTTCTGCGTCGCCGTCGTCGCGTATCTGCTGGACCTCGGCAGCAAGATGCTCGTCGTGGCGAAGCTGGAGCACCAGGAGCCGGTCGAGCTCATCGGCGACTGGCTCAAGCTGGACGCCCTGCGCAACTCGGGGGCCGCGTTCGGCTTCGGCGAGGCGTTCACGATCATCTTCACGATCATCGCGGCGACCGTCATCGTGGTGATCGCGCGGCTGGCCCGCAAGCTGTACAGCCTGCCGTGGGCCATCGCCCTCGGCCTGCTGCTCGGCGGGGCCCTCGGGAACCTCACCGACCGCATCTTCCGCGCGCCGGGCGTCTTCGAGGGCGCGGTGGTGGACTTCATCGCCCCCGCCCACTTCGCCGTCTTCAACCTGGCCGACTCCGCGATCGTCTGCGGCGGCATCCTGATCGTGCTGCTCTCCTTCAAGGGCCTGGACCCCGACGGGACCGTGCACAAGGACTGA
- the pgeF gene encoding peptidoglycan editing factor PgeF, with product MIGPHDAVNPTVSVFSRGGAHFSFTDRWGGVSAAPYAELNLGGAVGDDPAAVLANRERAARARGLDPARVVWMNQVHGRDVAVVDGPWGEAAEIPAVDALVTARRGLALAVLTADCTPVLLADPEAGVVAAAHAGRPGLVAGVVPAAVEAMVRLGAEVSRITARTGPAVCGRCYEVPAAMRDEVAARVPGSWSETSWGTPAVDVTGGVHAQLAGLGVTDRQASPFCTLESGDHFSYRRDRTTGRLAGYVWLD from the coding sequence GTGATAGGTCCGCATGACGCAGTGAACCCGACGGTCTCTGTCTTTTCGCGGGGCGGCGCTCATTTCTCCTTCACCGACAGGTGGGGCGGAGTGAGCGCCGCCCCGTACGCGGAGCTCAACCTCGGCGGCGCGGTCGGCGACGACCCCGCCGCCGTGCTCGCCAACCGCGAGCGGGCCGCGCGCGCCCGGGGGCTCGACCCGGCGCGGGTCGTCTGGATGAACCAGGTCCACGGCCGGGACGTGGCCGTGGTCGACGGACCCTGGGGCGAGGCGGCGGAGATCCCCGCCGTGGACGCGCTGGTCACCGCGCGGCGCGGGCTCGCGCTCGCCGTGCTGACCGCCGACTGCACCCCCGTCCTGCTCGCCGACCCGGAGGCCGGCGTCGTCGCGGCGGCGCACGCCGGGCGGCCGGGGCTGGTCGCCGGGGTCGTGCCGGCCGCGGTCGAGGCCATGGTCCGGCTCGGCGCGGAGGTCTCCCGGATCACCGCCCGGACCGGGCCGGCCGTCTGCGGCCGGTGCTACGAGGTCCCGGCGGCGATGCGGGACGAGGTCGCCGCACGCGTGCCCGGCTCCTGGTCCGAGACCAGCTGGGGCACCCCCGCGGTGGACGTCACCGGCGGGGTGCACGCCCAGCTCGCCGGGCTCGGCGTCACCGACCGGCAGGCGTCGCCCTTCTGCACCCTGGAATCGGGCGACCACTTCTCGTACCGACGCGACCGCACCACCGGGCGGCTCGCCGGATATGTCTGGCTGGACTGA
- a CDS encoding YggS family pyridoxal phosphate-dependent enzyme, with the protein MTERKEQLAANLARVEERIASACAAAGRKREEVTLIVVTKTYPASDVRILHGLGVRQVAENRDQDAAPKAAECADLSLSWHFVGQLQTNKVRSVAGYADVVQSVDRTKLVAALSTAAERRERELGCLIQVALDAESGERGSRGGVAPDGIEELADAVAAAPGLRLDGLMTVAPLAGPFAGRQRAAFDRLMEFASRLRGNHPAANMVSAGMSADLEDAIAAGATHVRVGTAVLGVRPGLG; encoded by the coding sequence ATGACGGAACGCAAGGAACAACTCGCCGCGAATCTGGCGCGGGTGGAGGAGCGGATCGCTTCGGCCTGCGCCGCGGCCGGGCGCAAGCGGGAGGAGGTGACCCTGATCGTGGTCACCAAGACCTACCCCGCGAGCGATGTGCGGATTCTGCACGGACTCGGTGTGCGTCAGGTCGCGGAGAACCGTGACCAGGACGCCGCCCCCAAGGCTGCGGAATGCGCAGATCTGTCGCTCTCCTGGCACTTTGTCGGCCAGTTGCAGACCAACAAGGTCCGTTCCGTGGCCGGTTACGCCGATGTCGTGCAGTCCGTGGACCGTACGAAGCTGGTGGCCGCGCTCTCGACCGCCGCCGAGCGCCGCGAGCGCGAACTCGGCTGCCTCATCCAGGTCGCGCTCGACGCGGAGAGCGGCGAGCGGGGGTCCCGCGGAGGTGTCGCGCCCGACGGGATCGAGGAGTTGGCGGACGCGGTCGCCGCCGCGCCCGGGCTCCGGCTCGACGGACTGATGACCGTCGCGCCGCTCGCCGGCCCCTTCGCCGGGCGGCAACGGGCCGCGTTCGACCGGCTGATGGAATTCGCATCCCGGCTGCGCGGGAACCATCCGGCTGCGAACATGGTCTCTGCGGGGATGAGTGCGGACCTCGAGGACGCGATCGCGGCCGGAGCGACACATGTGCGCGTCGGTACTGCGGTACTCGGAGTCCGACCCGGGCTCGGGTAA